A window of the Aquimarina spinulae genome harbors these coding sequences:
- a CDS encoding alpha/beta fold hydrolase encodes MKTFRITLLVLIIINLGFSQTSAIKTEIVGQGNPVLFLPGFTTPGSIWNETVEHLTTKSEAHLISYAGFNGNQPIAMPWYDTIKKELIVYIKNKNLTNVTIIGHSMGGNLAIDLAAALPDTITRLVIVDSIPCMRELMMPGVPESQIQYDSPYNKQMLQAEDTQFKQTATMMAQNMTNNKDKVDTLINWIMEADRETYVYGYTDLLKLDLRKILNKVTAKTLILGASFPSVEVAKSNYEKQYATLANKSIKMASNSKHFIMFDQPQWFYTTVNAFLANE; translated from the coding sequence ATGAAAACATTTAGAATTACCTTATTAGTGCTAATTATTATAAACTTAGGATTTAGTCAAACATCAGCTATCAAAACTGAAATAGTTGGGCAAGGAAATCCTGTATTATTTTTACCTGGTTTTACCACTCCTGGATCGATATGGAACGAAACCGTTGAACATTTAACTACAAAAAGTGAAGCTCATCTTATTTCTTATGCTGGTTTTAATGGCAACCAGCCTATTGCGATGCCATGGTATGATACTATTAAAAAAGAATTGATCGTATATATCAAAAACAAAAATCTAACCAATGTAACTATTATAGGACATAGTATGGGTGGAAACTTAGCTATTGATCTTGCTGCAGCACTACCCGATACAATTACCCGGTTAGTTATTGTAGATTCTATCCCGTGTATGCGAGAATTAATGATGCCAGGAGTACCAGAAAGTCAAATACAATACGATAGCCCATATAACAAGCAAATGCTACAGGCAGAAGATACACAGTTTAAACAGACTGCTACCATGATGGCACAAAACATGACCAATAATAAAGATAAAGTAGATACTCTAATTAATTGGATTATGGAAGCTGATCGCGAAACCTATGTATATGGATATACCGATTTATTAAAACTGGATTTAAGAAAAATTCTAAACAAGGTAACTGCAAAAACTTTAATTCTGGGAGCATCATTTCCTTCTGTAGAGGTTGCAAAATCTAATTATGAAAAACAATATGCTACTTTAGCAAACAAATCTATCAAGATGGCTTCAAACAGTAAACACTTTATTATGTTTGATCAACCCCAATGGTTTTATACAACAGTAAACGCTTTCCTAGCAAATGAGTAA
- a CDS encoding nuclear transport factor 2 family protein, with protein sequence MKYILKIVLVSGISLLTYQTNAQSKQDSLDIKQVALDYLEAQHNVNPKQFERAAHPRMVKRTFWKNKATNKEYLRETFTDFMVILSEFYNSNGDKFPKKPKKEVIILDVFDKTASVKLIADEWIDYMHIVKINGTWKIVNVLWQFNDSSKH encoded by the coding sequence ATGAAATATATACTTAAAATTGTTTTGGTATCTGGTATTAGTTTATTGACGTATCAAACAAATGCACAATCCAAACAAGATTCTCTGGATATTAAACAAGTAGCTTTGGATTATCTAGAAGCCCAACACAATGTAAACCCCAAGCAATTTGAACGCGCTGCCCATCCTAGAATGGTAAAAAGGACTTTTTGGAAAAACAAAGCTACAAACAAAGAATACCTTCGAGAAACATTTACTGATTTTATGGTAATTCTCTCAGAGTTTTATAATAGTAACGGAGATAAGTTTCCCAAAAAACCAAAAAAAGAGGTTATTATATTAGATGTTTTTGACAAGACAGCTTCTGTAAAACTTATTGCCGATGAGTGGATTGATTATATGCATATTGTAAAAATAAACGGCACATGGAAAATTGTAAATGTCCTTTGGCAATTTAACGATTCGTCCAAACATTAA
- a CDS encoding AraC family transcriptional regulator, with product MQTLLNQLVYFGYFQSLFLLCIYFFSPKNRKNINGYVAFLVLVLMIGLSGRVLYISDIFGKNFRLIAFSEFATLLFGSTIYLFTKSSLLNKRFSYQDLLHYLPGIFYIIFVVFMFMLPTDEVIGARIKSGELFRTITIFIGIGLLFNITYWVMSLQLFLSFRKGLRDELSYTVKTQFFLNFLIAIGICLLCWVIVYFISIFGFETIERTARETIWLSIALIILFIAYYGMISPNLFKIIPVGAQKKYAQSKLSKSDLDQLQAKLDQLMVEKKPYLNRKLLKAELADMLGVSSPEIARLLNENIGMNFFEYINYHRIKEFVELAQTDKAKNFTFFGLAQEAGFNSKTTFNKSFKKLMGTSPKEYFTSQQ from the coding sequence ATGCAAACACTTTTAAATCAACTCGTATATTTTGGTTATTTCCAGAGTTTATTTTTACTCTGTATTTATTTTTTTTCGCCAAAAAACAGAAAAAACATTAATGGATATGTTGCTTTTTTGGTTTTGGTTCTTATGATTGGTTTATCGGGCCGAGTACTTTATATATCAGATATCTTTGGTAAAAACTTTCGGTTGATTGCATTTTCTGAGTTTGCAACACTCCTATTTGGATCCACAATTTACTTGTTTACCAAATCTTCATTATTAAACAAACGTTTTTCATATCAGGATTTGTTACACTACCTCCCTGGGATTTTCTATATCATCTTTGTTGTTTTTATGTTTATGCTTCCTACAGACGAAGTTATTGGAGCAAGAATTAAAAGTGGAGAATTATTTCGTACCATAACTATTTTTATTGGTATTGGTCTATTATTCAACATTACATATTGGGTAATGAGTCTTCAGTTATTTCTTTCTTTTAGGAAAGGGTTGCGCGATGAATTAAGTTACACCGTAAAGACACAGTTTTTCCTTAATTTTCTGATTGCAATTGGTATTTGCTTACTATGCTGGGTTATTGTGTATTTCATTAGTATTTTTGGATTTGAAACCATAGAAAGGACAGCAAGAGAAACAATTTGGTTAAGTATTGCATTAATCATTCTTTTTATTGCTTATTACGGTATGATTTCTCCTAACCTATTTAAAATCATCCCTGTCGGGGCTCAAAAAAAGTATGCGCAATCCAAATTATCTAAATCAGATCTAGATCAATTGCAAGCCAAATTAGATCAGTTAATGGTAGAGAAAAAACCGTATCTCAATAGAAAATTATTAAAAGCAGAACTTGCTGACATGCTGGGAGTAAGCAGTCCAGAAATAGCCCGATTATTGAACGAAAATATCGGCATGAATTTCTTTGAATATATTAATTATCATCGAATTAAAGAATTTGTAGAATTAGCACAAACAGATAAAGCAAAAAACTTCACTTTTTTCGGGCTGGCCCAGGAAGCTGGTTTTAATTCTAAAACTACATTTAATAAGTCTTTCAAAAAATTGATGGGAACGTCTCCAAAAGAATATTTTACTTCTCAGCAATAA
- a CDS encoding GNAT family N-acetyltransferase produces MFPELQTERLFLRQLKESDDQVILFLRSNEIVNTFVKRPKTNTIEEAINFINKINKGIDEQNWLFWGITVKDKPKLIGTICLWNFSENKKTAEVGYDLHPNFYRQGIMNEALVSILDYGFKTLELDTIEAFTHKNNEASKKLLIRNNFNHIEDRIDSDNPDNIIFSISSDK; encoded by the coding sequence ATGTTTCCAGAACTACAAACCGAAAGATTATTCCTAAGACAATTAAAAGAAAGTGATGATCAAGTGATTCTCTTTTTACGATCTAATGAAATCGTTAATACATTTGTAAAAAGACCTAAAACAAATACAATTGAAGAAGCTATCAATTTCATCAACAAAATTAATAAAGGTATTGATGAGCAAAATTGGTTATTTTGGGGAATAACAGTAAAAGATAAACCCAAACTTATCGGTACTATCTGTCTGTGGAATTTCTCTGAAAACAAAAAAACAGCAGAAGTAGGGTATGATTTACACCCAAATTTTTATAGACAAGGGATTATGAATGAAGCACTAGTAAGTATCCTAGATTATGGGTTTAAAACTTTAGAACTAGATACTATAGAAGCGTTTACTCATAAAAACAATGAAGCTTCAAAAAAGCTACTCATAAGAAACAATTTCAATCATATTGAAGATAGAATAGATAGTGATAATCCAGATAATATTATTTTTTCTATTTCTAGTGATAAATAA
- a CDS encoding sulfite exporter TauE/SafE family protein, producing the protein MASYLIPFTAAFILGVSKSGLKGMGIVVVTLMALAHGAKASTGILLPLLIFADVLAVLYYNRHARWKYLFQFLPWMIGGVLIAVFVGKDLPEYIFKKGMAVIIISSVIIMFFWERYDKKNIPNKLWFIGSTGFAAGFTTMIGNLAGAFTNIFFMATRIPKNEFIGTAAWLFFIINLFKLPFHIFSWNTINTKSLTVDLYLVPGVVLGFIIGLKVVKQFKDHQYRKFILIMTAIGGLVILFK; encoded by the coding sequence ATGGCATCTTATCTTATTCCGTTTACCGCTGCTTTTATATTAGGTGTATCTAAATCGGGACTCAAAGGAATGGGGATTGTGGTCGTAACTCTAATGGCATTGGCACATGGTGCAAAAGCATCTACAGGAATACTACTACCTCTTCTAATTTTTGCAGACGTTTTGGCTGTACTCTATTATAACCGACATGCCCGTTGGAAATATCTCTTCCAATTTCTCCCATGGATGATTGGTGGAGTTCTAATAGCTGTTTTTGTAGGAAAAGATCTTCCTGAATATATATTTAAGAAAGGAATGGCCGTGATTATCATTAGTAGTGTTATCATTATGTTTTTTTGGGAACGATACGATAAGAAAAATATCCCTAATAAGCTTTGGTTTATTGGCAGTACTGGATTTGCAGCAGGTTTTACTACAATGATCGGGAACCTGGCAGGAGCCTTTACCAATATCTTTTTTATGGCAACTCGAATACCAAAAAATGAGTTTATTGGCACTGCAGCCTGGCTTTTTTTTATAATTAACCTATTTAAACTACCTTTTCATATTTTTAGTTGGAATACCATAAATACAAAGTCGTTAACCGTGGATTTATATTTAGTTCCAGGAGTTGTATTAGGATTCATTATTGGACTTAAAGTAGTAAAGCAATTTAAAGATCACCAATACCGAAAATTTATTTTAATCATGACAGCAATTGGAGGGTTAGTTATTTTATTCAAATAA
- a CDS encoding M1 family metallopeptidase — protein sequence MKTFYTIAFSILSFTLLSAQESQFTRQDSLRGSITPERAWWDLTYYHLDIAVDPDKKTISGKNTIHYKVLKEHNVMQIDLQPPLKIEKVLQDNKPLQVTSEGNAHFITLATAQKENSKNAIEVYYSGKPREAVRAPWDGGISWKKDQNGKHFVASSCQGLGASVWWPNKDHMYDEVDSLLISVNVPSTLMNVSNGRLRKTEKHDNDTKTYHWFVSNPINNYGVNINIGDYVHFGEQYEGEKGKLDMDYYVLRDNLEKAKKQFKDAPKMMKAFEHWFGPYPFYEDSFKLVEVPYLGMEHQSSVTYGNKYINGYLGNDLSGSGWGLKFDFIIIHESGHEWFANNITYKDAADMWIHEGFTAYSESLFLDYHYGKKAAAEYVIGTRKKIQNDSPIIGTYNVNNEGSSDMYLKGSNMLHTLRQLIEDDEKWRSVLRGLNDTFYHKTVTTKQIEDYISKQTNIDLTQFFDQYLRTVKVPVLEYNFKDGKLKYRYSNIVDKFDMPVRLFIDDNPEWIQPNANWQTKDLKGNKLTVDPNFYVNIKEL from the coding sequence ATGAAGACATTCTATACTATAGCCTTTAGCATTTTAAGCTTTACCCTACTATCTGCGCAAGAGTCACAATTTACCAGGCAAGATTCATTACGAGGATCGATAACTCCAGAAAGAGCATGGTGGGATTTAACCTATTACCATCTTGATATTGCTGTAGATCCCGATAAAAAAACTATTTCAGGAAAAAATACAATTCATTATAAAGTGTTGAAAGAGCATAACGTAATGCAAATCGATCTGCAACCACCTTTAAAAATAGAAAAAGTACTTCAGGATAATAAACCGTTACAAGTAACATCTGAAGGAAATGCTCATTTTATAACACTAGCAACAGCGCAAAAAGAAAATAGCAAAAATGCAATAGAAGTATACTATAGTGGTAAACCTCGTGAAGCCGTTCGGGCACCATGGGATGGTGGTATTTCATGGAAAAAAGATCAAAATGGGAAACATTTTGTAGCTTCCTCTTGCCAGGGATTAGGAGCTAGCGTTTGGTGGCCCAACAAAGATCATATGTATGATGAAGTAGATAGTTTACTAATTAGTGTTAATGTACCATCTACCCTTATGAATGTATCTAATGGCCGATTGCGTAAAACAGAAAAACATGACAATGATACTAAAACATATCATTGGTTCGTAAGTAATCCAATTAATAACTACGGTGTAAATATCAATATCGGAGATTATGTGCATTTTGGAGAACAATATGAAGGTGAAAAAGGTAAACTCGATATGGATTATTATGTATTAAGAGACAACCTGGAAAAAGCGAAAAAACAATTTAAAGATGCCCCAAAGATGATGAAAGCCTTTGAGCATTGGTTTGGCCCCTATCCATTTTATGAAGATAGCTTTAAACTGGTAGAAGTACCTTATCTAGGGATGGAACATCAAAGCTCTGTCACTTATGGAAACAAATATATAAATGGATACCTTGGTAATGATCTTTCTGGATCAGGATGGGGATTAAAATTTGATTTTATCATTATTCACGAATCTGGTCACGAATGGTTTGCTAATAACATCACCTATAAGGATGCTGCAGATATGTGGATTCATGAAGGTTTTACAGCGTATTCTGAAAGTCTTTTTCTTGATTATCATTATGGAAAAAAGGCCGCTGCAGAATATGTAATAGGTACCAGAAAAAAAATCCAAAATGATTCTCCAATCATCGGTACATATAATGTAAATAATGAAGGATCAAGTGATATGTATCTTAAGGGATCAAACATGTTACACACACTACGTCAACTTATAGAAGATGATGAAAAATGGAGATCTGTTCTTAGAGGGCTTAATGATACATTTTATCATAAAACAGTGACAACAAAACAGATCGAAGATTATATTAGCAAACAAACCAACATCGATTTAACTCAGTTTTTTGATCAATATCTAAGAACCGTAAAAGTACCCGTTCTCGAATATAATTTTAAAGACGGCAAATTAAAATATCGTTATAGCAATATCGTAGATAAATTTGATATGCCCGTACGTCTCTTTATAGATGATAATCCAGAATGGATACAGCCTAATGCCAATTGGCAGACAAAAGATCTTAAAGGAAATAAACTTACTGTAGATCCTAATTTTTATGTAAACATAAAAGAACTATAG
- a CDS encoding M28 family metallopeptidase yields MKTFFTATLLLLSTILIAQTDQRIYDIINAVSADRIETDIKKLANFGTRNTFSDTISQTRGIGAARRWIKTEFEKISTDCKNCLDVFYQKDFVTKDMGSRVPHDAWVVNVVAVQKGTKYPNRYIIMSGDIDSRASDTMDFTTDAPGANDNASGMAGTIEAARVLSKYTFENSIIYVGLSGEEQGLFGGGGLAKYAKNKGWDIIGILNNDMIGNIKGVDGVIDNRAFRIFSEPTNLTDDEKTVRRRRFYGGEVDGISRQLARYVHKNVKAYMPEMNPMMIYRLDRFGRGGHHRPFNDLGYAGIRIMEAHENYTQQHQNIREENGIKYGDVVEHVNFDYAAKLTAVNAINLASIAWAPPAPSEVKIGGIVEPSAKFKWKKANDSNIKGYKIYWRDTTSPTWNHSRFVGNVDNFVLNGIVIDNFFFGIATVGINGHESPVVFPSETFR; encoded by the coding sequence ATGAAAACATTTTTTACCGCTACCTTACTTCTATTATCTACCATTTTAATTGCACAAACAGATCAACGTATTTATGATATCATTAATGCAGTCTCTGCAGATAGAATTGAAACTGATATCAAAAAATTAGCAAATTTCGGAACTCGCAATACATTTAGTGATACTATTTCTCAGACACGAGGTATTGGAGCAGCCCGAAGGTGGATCAAAACAGAATTTGAGAAAATCTCTACCGATTGTAAAAACTGTTTAGATGTATTTTATCAAAAAGATTTTGTAACCAAAGATATGGGATCCAGAGTACCTCATGATGCCTGGGTGGTAAATGTAGTAGCTGTACAAAAAGGAACAAAGTATCCTAACCGCTACATTATTATGAGTGGAGATATCGATTCTCGAGCCAGTGATACTATGGATTTTACTACCGATGCTCCCGGTGCAAATGATAATGCTAGCGGGATGGCAGGAACCATTGAAGCTGCAAGGGTATTATCAAAATACACTTTTGAGAACAGTATTATTTATGTTGGATTGTCTGGAGAAGAACAAGGTCTCTTTGGTGGTGGTGGATTAGCAAAATATGCTAAAAACAAAGGCTGGGACATTATAGGAATCCTTAATAATGATATGATTGGAAATATTAAAGGAGTAGACGGGGTTATCGATAATCGTGCGTTTAGAATATTTTCTGAACCTACCAATCTTACCGATGACGAAAAAACGGTAAGACGTAGACGTTTTTATGGTGGAGAGGTCGATGGAATTTCACGTCAATTGGCCCGATATGTGCATAAAAATGTAAAAGCCTATATGCCAGAGATGAACCCAATGATGATTTATCGATTAGATCGCTTTGGTCGTGGTGGGCATCACAGACCTTTTAATGATTTAGGCTACGCCGGAATTCGAATTATGGAAGCACATGAAAATTACACACAACAACATCAAAATATTCGTGAAGAAAACGGAATCAAATACGGAGATGTTGTAGAACATGTTAACTTTGATTATGCTGCAAAACTTACCGCAGTTAATGCTATAAATTTAGCAAGTATTGCCTGGGCTCCTCCTGCCCCATCCGAAGTAAAAATAGGCGGTATTGTAGAGCCTTCGGCAAAATTTAAATGGAAAAAAGCCAATGACTCAAATATTAAAGGTTACAAAATATACTGGCGAGATACCACTTCTCCTACCTGGAATCATAGCCGTTTTGTAGGAAATGTAGACAATTTTGTTCTAAATGGCATTGTTATTGACAATTTCTTCTTCGGAATAGCCACTGTCGGAATAAACGGTCATGAGAGTCCGGTTGTATTTCCATCAGAAACTTTTAGATAA